Genomic segment of Drosophila biarmipes strain raj3 chromosome 2L, RU_DBia_V1.1, whole genome shotgun sequence:
TCACCTTTGAGGACAGGGATCCACGCTCCATCTTCTCGAATCCCAGGGCCAGGACGCAGTCGGCGTTTCCGCCCTCGACTATCTGCTTGGCCAGATACAGGGCACTCGATCCCGTGGAGCAGTTGTTGTTCACATTGTAGACGGGAATGCCGGTCATGCCCACCTCGTAGATCGCCCGCTGTCCGCAGGTGGAGTCACCGTAAACGTAGCCAGCCACCGCCTGCTGCACTTCCTCGAACTTGATGCCCGCGTCCTGGAGAGCCTTTGTAACAGCTTCCTTGGCGAAGTCCGGGTAGCAAACATCAGTTCGACGACCGGGCTTCTCGAACTGACAGAAATTAGAACCGGAAGATCAGATAGATATTAAATCTAAGGCGGCACAAAGGTTAGTCTTCTGCAAGCGAACCTTGGTCATGCCCACTCCGATAACGTAAACTCTGGTCTTGGTCATTTTTTGGCTGTTTGTACTCTGCGGGTTCACGGATCGGACTCACTGTATCGACTGAGGTGGATCAACAGGTTGCTTTCTTATATACGCCAAGTATGATAAGAACAGAGGTGCTGATTCAGCTTATTTCTAGTTGAATTTTGTttcttaatttcttttaaataaattaatagttctGATCAAAACTAAATCttcatatttataaaaataaatcttattgaCTGAGAATTagaaattactttttaagtAAACATAATTAATAGTAGACGAAAAAATAGCTAAGCGAAATACATCACAATTGTGACAACTGGAAGAAATTCGTTATATATTATGTtaagtaatatatattttaagtaatatattttatccagagctatttttaaagtatgcaataagTCTGTAATAAATTGGAACTCATTTTTAAAGAGACtaaatttgttattgttgttatttgtactagttttaatattttaaataacatttgtgGGTTAAACCTTACTTTACCATAACATCAACACATTATAGAACagctaaatattaaatttcatagcgacaaatattttcgaattATATAATTAGCTAGAGCTAAAGTTCATCCATATTCCAGGGCTGCATTTGGTTCAAATGACGCGCCACCAATCATATGTCTAGTGTTACCGTATTCTACGGTAATTGCTGTTGGCAGACAACCCTGTCTCACTGCGCAGCTTCTGGTCCCCGACTAAGTTTAATAGCTCTTGAGCACTATTTGCGGTATTACCTGTTTTGCTTTAGATCCTGCTGCAGAGAAATGTCGAAGGTCCGGGTTTACGTAGTCGGAGTGGGCATGACCAAGGTGCGTATCCCCCAATCCCCGAAAGGAACTGGCAACCTCTagtgaaaatgaaaacaaaagcaaaacaaagacTTCAAAGAGCAGCTTTGCAAGTAATTTCAATATTGAGCAATATTTTATGCTTACCGGACTTTGAACCGGCCTGCACTTAGTACGCTAATCTGCTCTCGAAACTTTGTGGCTCTACGacattatcattattataattattataacaaCTAGCTGTATGGATCCACTGGCCCCCTGAAGTGGCGAGATTAGAATTATTAATCTGCATTCTGGGAGTCCCGTGCTAATCTCTGATAATCGTAAACGCTATTTTCGTTTTCCCTGCAGTTTGAGAAGCCCGGTCGTCGAGCTGATGTTTGCTATCCGGACTTTGCGAAGGAGGCTATTACCAAGGCTCTCCAGGATGCGGGCATCAAGTACGAGGAAGTGCAGCAGGCGGTGGCTGGCTACGTTTACGGTGACTCCACCTGCGGACAGCGGGCGATCTACGAGGTGGGCATGACCGGCATTCCCGTCTACAATGTGAACAACAACTGCTCCACGGGATCGAGTGCCCTGTATCTGGCCAAGCAGATAGTCGAGGGCGGAAACGCCGACTGCGTCCTGGCCCTGGGATTCGAGAAGATGGAGCGTGGATCCCTGTCCTCAAAGGTGAATCTATTAACCCGGTATCGAATCCATTACTGACCCACTATACTCTCTACGAACAGTACTTTGATCGCGCCAATCCCATGGAGCGTCACATCACTGAAATGGGTGAACTGACCGAGATCGGAGCTGGCCCTATGGCTGCCCAGATCTTTGGCAACGCAGGCAAGGAGCACATGAAGAAGTATGGCACCAAGCCCGAGCATTTTGGCAAAATCGCCTGGAAGAACCACAAGCACTCGGTCAATAATCCGTAAGCCTGTTTACTAAATCATTACCGAAATCTTTCACCTTATTGCCTCCGCTTAGCTACTCGCAGTTCCGCGATGAGTACACCCTGGAGCAGATTATGAAGTCTCCCCAGGTGGTGGAGGGCGTGCTGACCAAGCTGCAGTGCTGCCCCACTTCCGACGGATCAGGAGCTGCCATCCTTGCCTCGGAGGCCTTCGTCCGCCGCCATGGATTGGAGAAGCAGGCAGTTGAGATTGTGGGCATGGAGATGGCCAGTGATCCAGCATCTACCTTCGCCGACAAGAGCCTGATGAAGATTGCCGGAACCGACATGACCCGTCTGGCCACTCAGCGCCTGTTTGCCAAGAGCGGCTACAAGCCCCAGGATGTCCAGGTGGTTGAACTGCACGATTGCTTCTCGGCCAACGAGCTGGTCACCTATGAGGCCCTTGGACTGTGTGGAGAGGGCAAGGCCGGCGAGTTCATCGACGCCGGAGACAACACCTACGGCGGAAAGTTCGTAGTGAACCCCAGCGGTGGCCTGATCTCCAAGGGTCATCCTCTGGGAGCCACTGGTCTGGCTCAGTGTGCCGAGCTCTGCTGGCAGCTGCGTGGATTGGCCGAGAAACGCCAGGTGCCCAACGCCCAGCTGGCTCTGCAGCACAATCTTGGTTTGGGAGGAGCCGTGGTGGTGGCTCTCTACAGGCTGGGTTTCCCCGCTGCCAACAATGTGATGCGCAATCTAACCGCTGCCGGCAAGGCTGCGACTAGCGAAGAAGGTTTCAAGGTAGCTCCCTTGCTCAAAATTCTAGAGCAGGCCATGCAGGAGGACAAGGACAATCTTATCGAGAAGGTGCGCGCCATTTACGGCTTTAAGGTGAACAACGGACCCAATGGCCAGACCGGATTCTGGGTTATTGATGCCAAGCAAGGCAAGGGGAAAATTGTCTTCAACGGAACACGTAAGTTTACCTGAGCCCTTAAAAAgtgtatacaaaataatattttgtatttgattACAGAAAAGTGTGATGTTACTTTCATTATAAGCGACGAAGATGTCTTTGAGCTGCTGACAGGAAAGTTGCCACCGCAAAAGGCATTCTTCCAGGGCAAGATCAAGATCCAAGGCAACATGGGCTTCGCCATGAAGTTGATGGACCTGCAGCGGTCTGCTCAAGGAAGAATCGCGGAGCTGCGCTCCAAGCTCTAGGCATCTCAATAGATCTTTATTTGGCATTCCTTATGTATTGCAGTATCTTGGTGACTTTGTTTCTTTAAAACCTAGATATATACCCCTTTTGTacgatttttttattatttcttagagattaaaatgttatatttgtAATCCAAAAAGTGCAGTATGTTTTTGTACGATCCGAATCTTTATTGTTTCTTCAACGTGTAAGCTGGCTTAATTCTAAAGTTATATATGGTGTATATATTGTAATAATCAATGTGTGTATTGTTCTACGCACttttaaaacacttttcaAAAAAGTTGTTGAGAAGGAAATCAAACTGGGACCTTTGCCAAGCCTTatggctttttatttatgattttaacaAGTAGGAGTACGGGTGTCCCTGTTCAAAAGGTGCGtgccattaaaaaatacacactGTAACAGTTAAATGTACCTGCCTGCATAAAAAACTTTCAATTGTTGTATCTAAAAAGTGCCTGCGGTGTGGTTGGTggtgtaaataaattaaaaaactacaTATCTATCAAGTGTCTCGCATTTTGAGCTTACAAAACTACGTTTCTTTATCAAATATAGGGGTGTTTGTATGTGAGGTGTAGGACTACATATAAGCTTTTGGCTATTTACAAGGGAAGATCTCGCGGCACTGGATGAGATTTCGCTCACTTAATACAGAACTGCGCTGGCTTATATTGAAGAACAtggaattttaaaaagtcGTGTAACTAAACTTATATGGAATATAAAGCCTGATATTGTGAAAATTGTTGCACTACTAAGTACAATTATAATATGTTAACCCACGACAATGTTATAGTAAGTGAGCGATACTTAACGTACCTATATCTTTTTCAGCGTTGAGATCTTCCTGAAAAGGATGAAGCAGCTCGAATACCGTTAAACGGAGTTCGGAGCgccttttaaatttacaaaatatatagtttCACATAAAGTCCAAATAGGAGCCTCTACTTTCGCTCTTCTTACATTCCCTCTTCCAATTTTAGAAGCTACTGTTGGAGTTGGTGTATGAGGAGAGCGAACTATTCGTTGTTGCCGAGGATGTCGATGATGAGGAGTTACTGTTGGAGCCACTCCCCGCTGGTTTGTCCATGCTGGCCATGATAGATCCCAAAAGGTCCACAGGTCTCTTAGCCGCGCCCTTTGCAACGGAAACACGGTTCCCTCCGGCGGTGCCTGCGATGATGATCTTATGGGAGGGCAAACTAATGGTTTTGTAGGTGGGTTTCAGCGGGGATACAGTGGCTGCTATGGGGATGGTGGTGCCGCTTCCTTTGGTGCTCGGCGGAGGTGGTGGAggcggtggtgctgctgcccGCGAAGGAGGCAAAGGCGGCAAGGGTGGCAAAACCACTGACATTCTGGTGAGGGGAGTCAACGAGGCTGGGAGAACCACTTTAACAATTTGAGTGGGtggcggtggaggaggagcagctaCCACTGGAAGCGGTGGATGCAGTACAGAAAGTGGTTTGGGAGGTGGAGCCGGAGTGGGTGTTGGAGGAGCATTTATTAGTGATGGAGCACTGGAAGTTAGTGATGTTTGAGCCACAGTTGGGGCTGGTTCCTTGGGAATTGGTATGTCCATTTCCACGACCTCCTCCGCACACACTTCGGTGACCTCTTCCTCGTGATCAACAATAAGTTGCGGTGTGCTCTCTACAATGAGCTCGTTTCCCACATCCTCCACAGGATCCGGAgggggcggcggaggaggaggaggtggtggtgctgctgctgcagacaGAGCTAAATTGGAGGTACTGTTATCACTTTTGCTGTCGGACACGATCTTCACTTGGATCTTAATCTCGGGCTCCTTTTGGTTTAGACGATGAATGAAGGGCGTTTGAGGCACAAGTGGCGGTGGCAGTCCTGACAGGATGGTTGGTGCAGCAGCTACCGGGAGAGTTGGAATAGTTGGTGCAGATGCAGGTATAGGATTGGGTATAGGTTTGACTGTAGAAGCAGCTGTGGGAACGACTGCGGGAGCAAGAGAACTGGGAGTTGTGTCATTGTTCAAACGGGGAATTTTGGCAGGTGAGGGCTCACTTATGGAGCAACTCTTGGCTGGCGTTGAATGCTTTTTCGGAGTTTCGcttcttttttccttttccttctcTTTGTCCTTTTCTTTACCTCTATCTTTCTCCCTTGTCTTTTCCTTCTCCTTATCCTTCTTGGGCTTCTCCTTTTCTGGAGTTCCCACAACCGCCGCTTTGGTCAGCTTATATTTGTGTTCCAGGACCATTTTCCTCATATCTATCTTGGAGTCGTCTTTGCTGGTCTTCTTTTTAGGTGTAGAAGCCCCACTGGCGCTGCTCTGGCTGCtactgttgctgttgctttccTGATTCTGACTCGGCGAGGAACTTTCTGCTGATGGCTGCTCGTCGATGCTGCTCTCACTGGAACGCCGTTCCTTGCCATCTAGGTCAATAAGTTTCTTCTTCGTCCTTCCATCGTGTGCCCGCTTTGAGGGCGTCTTTTTGCCGCATTCGTCGTGGCTGATCGGGTTGGGCAGGATCGTTTGTTTTTCCTTGTAGTGCGGCGTTTCGGCTAGCACAGGGTTATTTTTCTCGTTAATCACCTCTTGGCCAGGATAATACTGTCGAAGCCGCAGGTGCCAGGCTGTAGAAGGCAGAGTATCACTCAATGATTCTAGTAAAGtatggaattttttttttggtgattCTTACCTACGCTCGTCACCGCTGTCACAGTGCGAAACTGGTGGATTATATTGCGGGGTAGGAAGTATATGTCGTTGTCGCACAACTGGATGCGGGCATAACGGACGCCCTCGCGACGCAGCTGATTCAGCTTGGCGTCCTCGATCCACTGCACGCACTGCGAGATCGGGGGCTCGTGCAGGTCCAGCTGCAGCATTTCCACCATTGTATTAAAGTCCTGGGCGGCAAAAGCGACCACATCTTTGGTGATGCGGTTCTGCGAGTAAGTCTGCCCACAGTGCACAGCCTTCAGTATGCCTGGAGAACGGCAATAATAGGAGAACAATGATTAGTCGATTTCAGGGAAGCACATTTATCGAGATCAGCTCACCAACTGCGGCGGTCGTGATGCGCTCGTGGCCATGGCCTACATGATCCGCATGCGCTTTGGTCCGATCCTCGATCATAGTCTCCCGGGCCTCCGACAATCGAGGCAGATATTGAAGGTTTCGCAGCTCATTAATACGAGTTCTAAGTGGGTTAaagagaatttaatttaattaagtta
This window contains:
- the LOC108033812 gene encoding sterol carrier protein 2, coding for MSKVRVYVVGVGMTKFEKPGRRADVCYPDFAKEAITKALQDAGIKYEEVQQAVAGYVYGDSTCGQRAIYEVGMTGIPVYNVNNNCSTGSSALYLAKQIVEGGNADCVLALGFEKMERGSLSSKYFDRANPMERHITEMGELTEIGAGPMAAQIFGNAGKEHMKKYGTKPEHFGKIAWKNHKHSVNNPYSQFRDEYTLEQIMKSPQVVEGVLTKLQCCPTSDGSGAAILASEAFVRRHGLEKQAVEIVGMEMASDPASTFADKSLMKIAGTDMTRLATQRLFAKSGYKPQDVQVVELHDCFSANELVTYEALGLCGEGKAGEFIDAGDNTYGGKFVVNPSGGLISKGHPLGATGLAQCAELCWQLRGLAEKRQVPNAQLALQHNLGLGGAVVVALYRLGFPAANNVMRNLTAAGKAATSEEGFKVAPLLKILEQAMQEDKDNLIEKVRAIYGFKVNNGPNGQTGFWVIDAKQGKGKIVFNGTQKCDVTFIISDEDVFELLTGKLPPQKAFFQGKIKIQGNMGFAMKLMDLQRSAQGRIAELRSKL